Proteins from one Malania oleifera isolate guangnan ecotype guangnan unplaced genomic scaffold, ASM2987363v1 ctg225, whole genome shotgun sequence genomic window:
- the LOC131147143 gene encoding cysteine-rich receptor-like protein kinase 14, protein MGSFTSFVLFHVSLLWLISLATAQLICYTTGNFTTNSTYGKNRNLLLSSLSHNVANAGGFYSADAGQDPDKTYALALCRGDISSEDCRNCVNVASQIIINNCTNQKEAITWSGEGPLCVVRCSDGKIFGSVATTPTRAFYNVGNIPTGSEDKFHEIWDNLTDSLVIGASMGSKELKFATGEAKVSDFFERIYALMQCTPDLSQMDCSDCLRQAVIHYRGCCRRNIGGVVLQPSCVFRFDLYPFYNSTDSSITPPPSPPAPPARFLPPPPSTNSTVTTNGTPKMISSFLCLTTLTFLKIYCVTDKKTLF, encoded by the coding sequence ATGGGTTCTTTCACTTCATTTGTTCTATTTCATGTTTCGCTTCTATGGCTTATCAGTCTGGCCACCGCCCAGTTGATATGCTACACCACGGGCAACTTCACCACCAACAGCACCTACGGCAAGAACCGCAAcctcctcctctcttctctctcccacAACGTCGCCAATGCCGGCGGCTTTTACAGCGCCGACGCCGGCCAAGACCCCGACAAGACCTACGCTCTGGCGCTCTGCAGAGGAGACATTTCCTCCGAAGACTGTAGGAATTGCGTCAACGTCGCGAGCCAAATCATCATAAACAATTGTACCAACCAGAAGGAAGCAATCACATGGTCAGGGGAGGGTCCTCTATGCGTCGTGCGGTGCTCGGACGGTAAAATTTTTGGATCGGTAGCGACGACTCCCACTCGCGCGTTTTACAATGTGGGGAATATCCCGACTGGATCGGAAGATAAGTTTCATGAGATTTGGGATAATTTGACGGATAGTTTAGTGATTGGGGCCTCGATGGGTTCAAAAGAGCTGAAATTCGCAACTGGGGAGGCGAAGGTCTCAGATTTTTTTGAGAGGATTTATGCGCTGATGCAGTGCACTCCGGATTTATCACAGATGGATTGCAGCGATTGTCTGCGGCAGGCGGTGATTCATTACAGAGGATGTTGCCGGAGGAACATAGGTGGCGTTGTTCTCCAACCAAGTTGTGTGTTTAGATTTGATCTGTACCCTTTCTATAATTCTACTGACAGCAGCATTACTCCGCCGCCCTCTCCACCAGCGCCTCCCGCCAGATTTCTTCCGCCGCCGCCATCAACGAACAGCACAGTTACTACCAATGGTACGCCCAAAATgatttcttcttttctttgtttGACAACTTTGacctttttaaaaatttattgtgttACGGACAAAAAAACTCTTTTTTGA